The Microbacterium sp. LWO12-1.2 genome includes a window with the following:
- a CDS encoding aldehyde dehydrogenase family protein translates to MTVIALRHFIDGAWIEGTGEALVDVNPSRPSDIVAEGPGASEADVDRAYLAARAAFDGWRRTPARARAAILLRAADIIDAHRDEWGRELAREEGKTLAEAIAETGHSANILRFHAQEVERPSGGVFESPTPGERILVIRRPVGVIGAITPFNFPISIPAWKLAPALVWGNTVVWKPATFVPVLAMRFAEALEQAGLPRGVLNLVNGTAAVGEAIVSHPDVDAVTFTGSTKVGRIVAAQLAARGVPFQGEMGGKNAALVLADADLDVAVEQVAIGAFRAAGQKCTATSRVIVHEAVADEFLRRLAIRTERMVVGDAQDEGVEVGPVVDLAARDRVAAALVRARTAATAVVAPEPYSSGALAEGYFIPPSIFELHEDAPGELWTEELFGPVVGVRRVPSTAAGIALVNDSEYGLSTAVFTTGLADALSAIEDIRVGVVHINSASAGADLHVPFGGSGASALGPKEQGAAAREFFTETATVYLRG, encoded by the coding sequence ATGACCGTCATCGCCCTGCGCCACTTCATCGACGGCGCCTGGATCGAGGGGACCGGCGAGGCTCTCGTCGATGTGAACCCGAGCCGTCCGAGCGACATCGTCGCGGAAGGGCCGGGAGCTTCGGAGGCGGATGTCGACCGTGCCTACCTCGCGGCCAGGGCCGCGTTCGACGGCTGGCGGCGGACCCCGGCGCGTGCGCGAGCGGCGATCCTGCTCCGTGCCGCCGACATCATCGACGCGCACCGGGACGAATGGGGGCGCGAGCTCGCCCGCGAGGAGGGGAAGACGCTCGCGGAGGCGATCGCTGAGACCGGCCACTCTGCGAACATCCTCCGCTTCCATGCGCAGGAGGTCGAGCGGCCGAGCGGTGGCGTCTTCGAGTCTCCGACTCCGGGGGAGCGGATCCTCGTGATCCGCCGGCCGGTGGGAGTGATCGGGGCGATCACCCCGTTCAACTTCCCGATCTCGATCCCGGCGTGGAAGCTCGCGCCGGCACTCGTCTGGGGTAACACGGTGGTCTGGAAGCCCGCGACGTTCGTCCCCGTGCTCGCGATGCGCTTCGCCGAGGCGCTCGAGCAGGCGGGGCTGCCGCGCGGGGTGCTGAACCTGGTCAACGGCACCGCAGCCGTCGGCGAGGCGATCGTGTCGCATCCGGATGTGGACGCCGTGACCTTCACCGGCTCGACGAAGGTCGGACGGATCGTCGCTGCCCAGCTGGCCGCCCGCGGTGTGCCGTTCCAGGGTGAGATGGGCGGCAAGAACGCTGCTCTGGTGCTCGCGGACGCCGACCTCGACGTCGCGGTGGAGCAGGTGGCGATCGGCGCGTTCCGCGCGGCAGGGCAGAAGTGCACGGCGACCTCGCGCGTGATCGTGCACGAGGCCGTGGCCGACGAGTTCCTCCGTCGACTCGCGATCCGCACCGAGCGGATGGTCGTGGGCGATGCGCAGGACGAGGGCGTCGAGGTCGGACCGGTCGTCGACCTCGCGGCACGCGATCGTGTCGCTGCTGCCCTCGTGCGGGCCCGCACCGCGGCGACCGCTGTCGTCGCCCCGGAGCCGTACTCGTCCGGTGCGCTCGCCGAGGGGTACTTCATCCCGCCGTCCATCTTCGAGCTGCACGAGGACGCCCCGGGGGAGCTGTGGACCGAGGAGCTCTTCGGCCCCGTCGTCGGTGTGCGCAGGGTCCCCAGCACGGCGGCCGGCATCGCCCTCGTGAACGACAGCGAGTACGGTCTCTCCACCGCGGTCTTCACGACCGGGCTCGCGGACGCGCTCAGCGCGATCGAGGACATCAGGGTCGGGGTCGTGCACATCAACTCCGCATCGGCCGGTGCCGACCTGCACGTGCCGTTCGGCGGCAGCGGGGCGAGTGCGCTCGGCCCGAAGGAGCAGGGAGCGGCAGCCAGGGAGTTCTTCACCGAGACGGCGACGGTCTACCTGCGCGGCTGA
- a CDS encoding DNA-3-methyladenine glycosylase 2 family protein, protein MSLPLTDFDERYRAISARDTRFDGQFVTAVSSTGIYCRPSCPARTPKPQNVTFYPTSAAAHEAGYRACKRCLPEAAPGSPAWDIRGDTAARAMRLISSGVVEREGVPGLAARLGYSSRHLTRLLTTELGAGPLALARAHRAHTARMLLVGTDMPISDVAFSAGFASIRQCNDTIREVFGLTPGELRARRRMPASAVPGAIDLVLPFRGPLDASGIVAWMSARAVTGVEEAGANSFSRHLRMDGGPAWFEVRQDEAARLHLRARVARLGDLAPLVATVRRIFDLDADPLAIDEALSAHAELAPLVARTPGIRVPGSADPHEMLIRAMIGQQITVVAARTALTALTEALGERTENGLLFPTMPAIAEHGAEVLRGPAARIRAITGAAAALADGSLTLTVGDDGPAQRAALLAMPGIGPWTADYVRMRVLGDPDVLLPGDVALRAGAAASGLPGEPRPLTAWAERTAPWRSYLSAHLWRAAPVRQPAARRTASVRSAVRSEDTTSKETS, encoded by the coding sequence ATGAGCCTTCCTCTGACCGACTTCGACGAGCGGTACCGTGCGATCAGCGCACGCGACACCCGCTTCGACGGACAGTTCGTGACGGCCGTGAGCTCGACCGGGATCTACTGCCGTCCGAGCTGCCCCGCCCGCACCCCGAAGCCGCAGAACGTGACGTTCTATCCGACCAGCGCGGCCGCGCACGAAGCGGGCTACCGGGCGTGCAAGCGGTGTCTGCCCGAGGCGGCGCCCGGGTCTCCGGCGTGGGACATCCGCGGCGACACGGCGGCGCGCGCGATGCGCCTGATCTCCTCCGGTGTGGTCGAGCGCGAGGGTGTTCCCGGTCTGGCCGCGCGTCTCGGATACTCGAGCAGGCACCTCACGCGGCTCCTCACGACCGAGCTCGGCGCCGGGCCTCTGGCGCTCGCGCGGGCGCATCGGGCGCACACGGCGCGGATGCTGTTGGTCGGCACCGACATGCCCATCTCCGACGTCGCCTTCTCGGCGGGATTCGCCAGCATCCGGCAGTGCAACGACACGATCCGCGAGGTCTTCGGTCTCACCCCTGGTGAGCTCAGGGCGCGACGGCGGATGCCGGCCTCCGCCGTCCCCGGAGCCATCGATCTCGTGCTGCCCTTCCGTGGCCCGCTCGACGCGAGCGGCATCGTCGCCTGGATGTCGGCGCGTGCGGTCACCGGAGTGGAGGAGGCAGGAGCGAACTCGTTCTCCCGACACCTGCGCATGGACGGAGGTCCTGCGTGGTTCGAGGTGCGCCAAGATGAAGCGGCGCGTCTCCACCTGCGCGCCCGTGTGGCCCGCCTGGGCGATCTCGCACCGCTCGTCGCGACCGTGCGACGCATCTTCGACCTCGATGCCGATCCGCTCGCGATCGACGAGGCGCTCTCCGCGCACGCCGAGCTCGCTCCGCTGGTGGCCCGCACCCCGGGTATCCGGGTTCCCGGTTCCGCCGACCCGCACGAGATGCTCATCAGGGCGATGATCGGCCAGCAGATCACGGTCGTCGCCGCGCGCACCGCGCTCACCGCACTCACCGAGGCACTGGGGGAGCGCACCGAGAACGGGCTGCTGTTCCCGACCATGCCGGCGATCGCCGAGCACGGCGCCGAGGTGCTGCGCGGCCCCGCCGCCCGCATCCGTGCCATCACCGGAGCCGCCGCCGCGCTCGCCGACGGGTCGCTCACACTCACCGTGGGTGACGACGGGCCCGCGCAGCGCGCGGCACTGCTGGCGATGCCCGGCATCGGACCCTGGACGGCCGACTACGTGCGCATGCGCGTGCTCGGCGATCCCGATGTCCTCCTCCCCGGCGACGTGGCGCTGCGAGCAGGGGCCGCGGCCTCTGGGCTCCCCGGAGAGCCACGCCCCCTCACCGCGTGGGCCGAGCGCACGGCTCCCTGGCGCAGCTATCTCAGCGCACACCTGTGGCGTGCCGCCCCGGTAAGGCAACCGGCAGCCCGGCGCACCGCATCGGTCCGCTCGGCGGTCCGCTCAGAAGACACGACCTCGAAGGAGACATCATGA
- a CDS encoding methylated-DNA--[protein]-cysteine S-methyltransferase, producing the protein MTAIIQTIDTPDGAFTILADDHQHVLSSGWTTDVEAILGRLPVAARPAEIREGETEAAAAALAYYAGELSAIDSVAVKQSGTVLQLTGWSQLRTIEPGDPLTYTGFAARLDNPRAVRAAASICARNAPALFVPCHRVLRTDGTLGGFAWGIGVKESLLARESAGR; encoded by the coding sequence ATGACCGCGATCATCCAGACCATCGACACCCCCGACGGTGCCTTCACGATCCTCGCCGACGATCATCAGCACGTGCTCTCCTCCGGGTGGACCACCGACGTGGAGGCCATCCTCGGCCGTCTGCCCGTCGCCGCCAGGCCCGCCGAGATCCGCGAGGGCGAGACGGAGGCGGCCGCGGCCGCGCTGGCCTATTACGCGGGCGAGCTCTCGGCCATCGACTCCGTGGCCGTGAAGCAGTCGGGCACCGTGCTGCAGCTCACCGGCTGGTCGCAGCTCCGCACCATCGAGCCGGGCGACCCGCTGACCTACACGGGCTTCGCTGCACGGCTCGACAACCCGCGGGCGGTGCGCGCGGCCGCGTCCATCTGCGCCCGCAACGCGCCGGCGCTGTTCGTCCCCTGCCACCGGGTGCTGCGCACGGACGGCACGCTCGGCGGCTTCGCCTGGGGGATCGGCGTCAAGGAGAGTCTGCTGGCGCGCGAGTCTGCGGGGCGTTGA
- a CDS encoding ABC transporter ATP-binding protein — MSSSPSSQNTASSLSTPAALWRLKPFVKPVIWRLAGGAASALIAAIIALMIPIVLEQIISGPVRDGEISAIVWGALAVFALALGEALMVWLRRQFVLNPATEVEYKMRTELYSRLQTLPVSFHDRWGSGQLLSRMMQDIGLIRRWLAFGLVLLVVNILTIIIGSVLLFRWHWLLGTIFLVTAIPLWIRGYLFEKRYGALTRRSQDQAGDLATSVEESVHGIRVLKAFGRGKHALSRFSRQAETLRETEMSKARAIASIWFWLDLMPQIAFGLSLMSGIWLISQGQIDEAQLFAFFAMAVVLRWPIESIGFLFSFMLDARTATDRVFDIFSETNTITDPENPVHIANPRGELAFENAHFRYQDAGAHERDLLDGIDLVLRPGETMALVGLTGSGKTTLTTLPTRLYDVTGGRVTLDGVDVRDLPLSELRQHIAMAFEDATLFSATVRENVLLGRAELDVHSEEGERVLREALQVAQAGFVDSLPDGVETVIGEEGLSLSGGQRQRLALARAVAANPKVLVLDDPLSALDVDTEALVEEALRHVLADTTAMIVAHRPSTVALADRVALLEAGRVTAVGTHSELLKTSRHYRHVISSLEAEEAARTGAIPVIRDEQAEIDEEVQEGLGMRAADEDPITEKEVQR, encoded by the coding sequence ATGTCTTCCTCGCCTTCTTCGCAGAACACCGCGTCCTCCCTGTCCACCCCTGCCGCGCTGTGGCGGCTGAAGCCCTTCGTCAAGCCCGTCATTTGGCGGCTCGCCGGGGGTGCTGCCAGCGCCCTGATCGCGGCCATCATCGCCCTCATGATCCCGATCGTGCTCGAGCAGATCATCAGCGGACCCGTCCGCGACGGTGAGATCAGCGCGATCGTCTGGGGAGCTCTCGCGGTCTTCGCCCTCGCTCTCGGCGAGGCGCTCATGGTCTGGCTGCGACGCCAGTTCGTGCTCAACCCGGCCACCGAGGTCGAGTACAAGATGCGCACCGAGCTCTACTCGCGCCTGCAGACTCTGCCGGTGTCCTTCCACGACCGGTGGGGCTCCGGCCAGCTGCTCAGCCGCATGATGCAGGACATCGGTCTCATCCGCCGGTGGCTCGCGTTCGGACTCGTGCTGCTCGTGGTGAACATCCTCACCATCATCATCGGCTCTGTGCTGCTGTTCCGCTGGCACTGGCTGCTCGGCACGATCTTCCTGGTGACCGCGATCCCGCTGTGGATCCGTGGCTATCTGTTCGAGAAGCGCTACGGGGCGCTCACGCGGCGCAGCCAGGACCAGGCCGGCGACCTCGCCACCAGCGTCGAGGAGAGCGTGCACGGCATCCGCGTGCTGAAGGCGTTCGGTCGCGGCAAGCACGCGCTCAGCCGCTTCAGCCGCCAGGCGGAGACCCTGCGCGAGACCGAGATGAGCAAGGCCCGCGCGATCGCATCGATCTGGTTCTGGCTCGACCTCATGCCGCAGATCGCGTTCGGTCTCAGCCTGATGTCCGGCATCTGGCTGATCTCGCAGGGGCAGATCGACGAGGCACAGCTGTTCGCGTTCTTCGCGATGGCCGTGGTGCTGCGCTGGCCCATCGAGTCGATCGGCTTCCTGTTCTCGTTCATGCTCGACGCCCGTACGGCGACCGACCGTGTGTTCGACATCTTCTCCGAGACGAACACCATCACCGACCCGGAGAACCCCGTGCACATCGCGAACCCGCGCGGAGAGCTCGCGTTCGAGAACGCGCATTTCCGGTACCAGGACGCCGGTGCGCATGAGCGTGATCTTCTCGACGGCATCGACCTTGTGCTGCGCCCCGGCGAGACCATGGCGCTGGTGGGTCTCACCGGCAGCGGCAAGACGACGCTCACGACCCTGCCCACGCGTCTGTACGACGTGACCGGCGGCAGGGTCACGCTCGACGGCGTCGACGTGCGTGACCTCCCACTGTCGGAGCTCCGACAGCACATCGCCATGGCCTTCGAGGACGCGACGCTGTTCTCGGCGACCGTTCGCGAGAACGTGCTGCTCGGACGTGCCGAGCTCGACGTGCACAGCGAAGAGGGCGAACGGGTGCTGCGTGAAGCGCTGCAGGTCGCACAGGCCGGCTTCGTGGACTCGCTGCCCGACGGCGTCGAGACCGTGATCGGCGAGGAGGGTCTCAGCCTCTCGGGCGGTCAGCGTCAGCGACTCGCCCTCGCCCGTGCGGTGGCGGCGAACCCGAAGGTCCTCGTGCTCGACGACCCGCTGTCGGCGCTCGACGTCGACACCGAGGCTCTGGTGGAGGAGGCCCTTCGCCACGTGCTCGCCGACACCACAGCCATGATCGTGGCGCACCGTCCGTCGACCGTCGCGCTCGCCGACCGCGTCGCACTGCTCGAAGCAGGTCGCGTGACGGCGGTGGGCACCCACTCCGAGCTGCTGAAGACGAGTCGTCACTACCGTCACGTCATCTCCAGCCTGGAGGCCGAGGAAGCGGCACGCACCGGGGCGATCCCGGTGATCCGCGATGAACAGGCCGAGATCGACGAAGAGGTCCAGGAGGGCCTCGGGATGCGAGCCGCCGACGAAGACCCGATCACCGAGAAGGAGGTGCAGCGATGA
- a CDS encoding ABC transporter ATP-binding protein, whose amino-acid sequence MSSAITGTQNEDRSEYTRDESREIRRRSLRLLGSLVSPLKPRIVLAAAVLVVSTALQVAGPILISIGLDRALPAAIEQADWMPTFMIGGIYLLAGALAAVLIAWYVIIAAKLTQAVLLDLRKRIFLHTQRLSLEFHESYTSGRIISRQTSDLDSIKELLDGGLNELVSGVLFGLFTFIALCFWDWQSGLILAIGGVPLFFLMRWFYSRSQLVYRESRVISAKVIVQFVETMTGIRAVKAFRKEPRNDVAFQEVAGDYRDVNRRSMLLFGTFEPGLMGVAALVLGIVVLWGGIRVSEGALTVGVLLSAVLYVRNFFAPMQEIAMFLNSYQSATAALEKVSGVLEEVPTVPDPEKPVDLWESRGHIEFDEVTFGYNGEKTILPNFSLDIPAGQTIALVGTTGAGKSTLAKLISRFYDPSLGRVTLDGIDLRSLHPKDLRRAIVMVTQEAYLFSGTVADNIALGKPDATIDEIRAAARAVGADEFISSLPDGYGTDVNKRGGRVSAGQRQLISFARAFLADPAVLILDEATASLDIPSERLIQDALQTLLKDRTAIIIAHRLSTVAIADRVLVMEHGEIIEDDTPAALIGGTGKFAQLHAAWQETLV is encoded by the coding sequence ATGAGCTCCGCCATCACCGGAACCCAGAACGAGGATCGTTCCGAGTACACCCGTGACGAGAGCAGGGAGATCCGTCGTCGGTCCCTCCGGTTGCTCGGATCCCTGGTCAGCCCGCTGAAGCCGCGGATCGTGCTGGCCGCCGCGGTGCTGGTCGTGTCGACTGCTCTGCAGGTCGCCGGCCCCATCCTCATCAGCATCGGCCTCGACCGCGCGCTGCCTGCGGCCATCGAACAGGCCGACTGGATGCCGACCTTCATGATCGGCGGCATCTACCTGTTGGCTGGTGCCCTCGCCGCTGTCCTGATCGCCTGGTACGTCATCATCGCCGCCAAGCTCACCCAGGCGGTGCTGCTCGATCTGCGCAAGCGGATCTTCCTGCACACCCAGCGCCTGAGCCTCGAGTTCCACGAGTCGTACACGTCTGGCCGCATCATCTCGCGGCAGACCAGCGACCTCGACTCGATCAAGGAGCTCCTCGACGGCGGCCTGAACGAGCTCGTCTCCGGTGTGCTGTTCGGCCTCTTCACGTTCATCGCCCTGTGCTTCTGGGACTGGCAGTCCGGACTGATCCTCGCGATCGGCGGCGTGCCGCTGTTCTTCCTGATGCGCTGGTTCTACTCGCGCTCGCAGCTCGTGTACCGCGAGTCGCGCGTGATCAGCGCCAAGGTGATCGTGCAGTTCGTGGAGACCATGACCGGTATCCGCGCTGTGAAGGCGTTCCGCAAGGAGCCGCGCAACGATGTGGCATTCCAGGAGGTCGCGGGGGACTACCGCGATGTCAACCGTCGCTCGATGCTGCTGTTCGGCACGTTCGAGCCGGGGCTCATGGGCGTGGCCGCGCTGGTGCTCGGCATCGTCGTGCTCTGGGGCGGCATCCGGGTCTCCGAGGGTGCGCTCACGGTCGGCGTGCTGCTGTCGGCTGTGCTGTACGTGCGTAACTTCTTCGCGCCCATGCAGGAGATCGCGATGTTCCTGAACTCCTACCAGTCCGCCACTGCGGCGCTGGAGAAGGTGTCGGGAGTGCTCGAAGAGGTGCCGACCGTTCCGGACCCCGAGAAGCCGGTCGACCTGTGGGAGTCGCGCGGTCACATCGAGTTCGACGAGGTGACCTTCGGCTACAACGGCGAGAAGACGATCCTCCCGAACTTCTCGCTCGACATCCCGGCGGGCCAGACGATCGCCCTGGTGGGAACGACCGGTGCGGGCAAGTCCACGCTGGCGAAGCTCATCTCGCGGTTCTATGACCCCTCGCTCGGTCGGGTGACCCTCGACGGGATCGACCTGCGTTCGCTGCATCCGAAGGACCTGCGCCGTGCCATCGTGATGGTGACGCAGGAGGCCTACCTGTTCAGCGGCACCGTGGCAGACAACATCGCGCTCGGCAAGCCCGACGCGACGATCGATGAGATCAGGGCGGCGGCCCGCGCAGTCGGCGCCGACGAGTTCATCTCGTCACTGCCTGACGGCTACGGCACCGACGTGAACAAGCGCGGCGGCCGGGTGTCGGCGGGCCAGCGTCAGCTGATTTCGTTCGCCAGGGCCTTCCTCGCCGACCCGGCGGTGCTGATCCTCGACGAAGCCACGGCATCACTCGATATCCCGTCGGAGCGGCTGATCCAGGATGCCCTGCAGACCCTGCTGAAGGACCGTACCGCGATCATCATCGCGCACCGTCTGTCGACGGTCGCGATCGCCGACCGCGTGCTGGTGATGGAGCACGGCGAGATCATCGAGGATGACACCCCCGCAGCGCTGATCGGTGGCACCGGGAAGTTCGCGCAGCTGCACGCGGCATGGCAGGAGACGCTGGTCTAG
- a CDS encoding GH1 family beta-glucosidase produces MTTPLTPRDDYRGSGLVFPEGFTFGSATASYQIEGAASEDGRTPSIWDTFSRTPGKVWNGDTGDVACDHYHRVEEDLDLMSDLGLQAYRFSIAWPRIVPTAAGDVNQAGIDFYSRLVDGLLARGIRPVATLYHWDLPQYLEDAGGWTSRATTDAFERYAEIMGTALGDRVHTWTTLNEPWCSAYLGYGQGGHAPGRHEPASALSAVHHLNLAHGRAVQALRATSTGDPDYSVTLNFHVLRGQGEGSAEAVRRIDALANRAFTGPMLRGEYPADLLADTAEVTDWGFVADGDLATINQPIDVLGVNYYSTATVRLWDGVSEQQQNDGHKGTTGGTAWPGSDRIVEFVEQPGPYTAMGWNIAPEGLEELLVSLSEQFPAQPLMVTENGAAFDDVVADDGSVPDPERTDYLRRHFTAAHRALERGVDLRGYFVWSLLDNFEWGYGYAKRFGIVRVDFDSLERTVKDSGLWYRELVRTRTVGA; encoded by the coding sequence ATGACCACGCCGCTCACCCCGCGCGACGACTACCGCGGATCCGGACTCGTGTTCCCCGAGGGCTTCACGTTCGGCTCGGCTACCGCCTCCTACCAGATCGAAGGTGCCGCGTCCGAGGACGGCCGCACGCCGTCGATCTGGGACACTTTCAGCAGAACCCCGGGGAAGGTCTGGAACGGCGACACGGGCGACGTGGCGTGCGACCACTACCACCGCGTCGAGGAAGACCTCGACCTGATGTCGGACCTCGGTCTGCAGGCGTACCGTTTCTCGATCGCGTGGCCGCGTATCGTCCCCACTGCTGCAGGCGACGTGAACCAGGCGGGTATCGACTTCTACTCGCGCCTGGTCGACGGACTGCTCGCACGCGGCATCCGCCCGGTCGCGACGCTGTACCACTGGGACCTCCCCCAGTACCTCGAGGATGCCGGCGGCTGGACGTCTCGCGCCACCACCGACGCCTTCGAGCGCTACGCCGAGATCATGGGCACCGCGCTGGGCGACCGCGTGCACACCTGGACCACGCTCAACGAGCCCTGGTGCTCCGCCTACCTCGGCTACGGCCAGGGCGGCCACGCGCCGGGGCGTCACGAACCGGCATCCGCGCTCTCCGCCGTGCACCATCTGAACCTCGCGCACGGACGCGCGGTGCAGGCGCTGCGCGCGACATCGACCGGCGACCCCGACTACTCCGTGACCCTGAACTTCCACGTGCTCCGAGGGCAGGGCGAGGGATCCGCCGAGGCCGTCCGCCGCATCGACGCCCTCGCGAATCGGGCGTTCACCGGCCCGATGCTGCGCGGCGAGTACCCGGCCGACCTGCTCGCCGACACCGCGGAGGTCACCGACTGGGGCTTCGTGGCGGACGGCGATCTCGCGACGATCAACCAGCCGATCGACGTGCTGGGCGTGAACTACTACTCCACCGCGACCGTGCGGCTGTGGGACGGCGTCTCGGAGCAGCAGCAGAACGACGGGCACAAAGGCACCACCGGCGGCACCGCCTGGCCGGGCAGCGACCGGATCGTGGAGTTCGTCGAGCAGCCGGGGCCGTACACGGCGATGGGCTGGAACATCGCACCGGAGGGCCTGGAAGAGCTGCTGGTATCGCTGTCGGAGCAGTTCCCCGCGCAGCCCCTCATGGTCACCGAGAATGGTGCCGCATTCGATGACGTGGTCGCCGACGACGGCTCCGTGCCCGACCCCGAGCGCACCGACTACCTGCGGCGCCACTTCACGGCAGCGCACCGTGCGCTCGAGCGCGGGGTCGATCTGCGCGGCTACTTCGTGTGGTCGCTGCTGGACAACTTCGAGTGGGGCTACGGCTACGCCAAGCGGTTCGGCATCGTACGGGTCGACTTCGACTCGCTCGAACGCACGGTCAAGGACTCCGGACTCTGGTACCGCGAACTCGTGCGCACCAGGACGGTGGGGGCGTAG
- the yicI gene encoding alpha-xylosidase: MKFTDGFWQLRPGVTALYAQEAYDIAETTDTPDGPGIVITAPTLAIAKRGDVLNRPVLTTTLSSPAEGVIRVRIAHHTGGSWHGGFPLPGAGAGAGTAKASSTETGGVLDAGSLVAKISPGAPWDLSFAVDGRRVTGSGSKAQGFVQLTADAQVDPGIVSNARQGGGTPAASTFVHEQLDLGVGELIYGLGERFGPLVKNGQSVEVWNADGGTSSEQAYKNVPFHLSNRGYGVLVNDPGHVSYEIGSEAVERVQFSVSGEQLEYFVIAGPTPKDVLGRYTALTGRPPVVPAWSYGLWLSTSFTTDYDEQTVNSFIDEMAARELPVSVFHFDCFWMREFNWCDFEWDPRVFPDPDGMLSRLHEKDLRVCVWINPYIAQRSPLFREAADQGFLVRRADGSVWQWDLWQAGMGLVDFTNPDATAWYQGHLRRLVAQGVDCFKTDFGERIPTDVVWADGADPERMHNRYTDLYNRAVFDVLTDARGEGEAVLFARSATAGGQSMPVHWGGDSTSTYTSMAETLRGGLSLALSGFAFWSHDIGGFEGTPDAGVFKRWTAFGLLGSHSRFHGSSSYRVPWAFDDEAVEVTRRFTHLKMRLMPYLYQHGLDAARTGVPLMRPMALEFPDDPAAGYLDRQYMLGSSLLVAPVFSADGEVEFYLPAGEWTSLLTGERVTGGTWRRETHGFDSLPLYVRPGTVLPWGARVDGPEYDYHDGLQLRVFAGGTGTTSVTVTDPSGRAETYTVDLEEITE, encoded by the coding sequence ATGAAGTTCACCGACGGGTTCTGGCAGCTGCGTCCCGGCGTCACGGCGCTGTACGCGCAGGAGGCCTATGACATCGCCGAGACCACGGACACCCCCGACGGCCCCGGCATCGTCATCACCGCCCCCACCCTGGCGATCGCCAAACGCGGAGACGTGCTCAACCGGCCTGTGCTGACGACCACGCTCTCCTCCCCCGCCGAGGGCGTGATCCGCGTGCGCATCGCCCACCACACCGGCGGGAGCTGGCATGGCGGGTTCCCCCTTCCCGGCGCAGGCGCAGGCGCCGGTACCGCGAAGGCGTCGTCGACGGAGACCGGCGGAGTGCTCGATGCCGGCAGTCTCGTGGCGAAGATCTCCCCCGGGGCTCCCTGGGATCTCTCCTTCGCGGTCGACGGGCGACGGGTCACCGGTAGCGGCAGCAAGGCACAGGGCTTCGTGCAGCTGACCGCGGACGCGCAGGTCGACCCCGGCATCGTCAGCAACGCCCGACAGGGTGGCGGAACACCCGCCGCCTCCACCTTCGTGCACGAACAGCTCGACCTCGGCGTCGGCGAGCTGATCTACGGACTCGGCGAGCGCTTCGGCCCCCTGGTCAAGAACGGCCAGTCGGTGGAGGTGTGGAACGCCGACGGCGGCACATCATCGGAGCAGGCGTACAAGAACGTGCCGTTCCATCTGTCCAACCGCGGATATGGCGTGCTGGTCAACGACCCGGGGCACGTCTCCTACGAGATCGGTTCCGAAGCCGTCGAGCGCGTGCAGTTCTCGGTGTCGGGCGAACAGCTCGAGTACTTCGTGATCGCTGGCCCCACACCGAAGGACGTGCTCGGGCGCTACACCGCTCTCACCGGTCGGCCGCCCGTCGTACCCGCCTGGTCGTACGGGCTGTGGCTGTCGACGAGCTTCACCACGGACTACGACGAGCAGACCGTGAACTCGTTCATCGACGAGATGGCGGCACGTGAACTGCCGGTGTCGGTGTTCCACTTCGACTGCTTCTGGATGCGCGAGTTCAACTGGTGCGACTTCGAGTGGGATCCGCGCGTCTTCCCCGATCCCGACGGGATGCTGTCGCGTCTGCACGAGAAGGATCTGCGCGTCTGCGTCTGGATCAACCCGTACATCGCACAGCGCTCCCCGCTGTTCCGGGAGGCCGCGGATCAGGGCTTCCTGGTGCGGCGCGCCGACGGCTCGGTGTGGCAGTGGGACCTGTGGCAGGCCGGCATGGGTCTGGTCGACTTCACGAACCCCGACGCGACCGCGTGGTACCAGGGGCATCTGCGGCGCCTGGTCGCTCAGGGCGTGGACTGCTTCAAGACGGACTTCGGCGAGCGTATCCCCACCGATGTCGTCTGGGCGGACGGCGCTGACCCCGAACGGATGCACAACCGCTACACGGACCTGTACAACCGCGCGGTGTTCGATGTGCTCACGGATGCGCGCGGCGAGGGTGAGGCCGTGCTGTTCGCCCGGTCGGCGACGGCAGGCGGACAGAGCATGCCGGTGCACTGGGGCGGCGACTCCACATCGACGTACACCTCGATGGCGGAGACCCTGCGCGGCGGACTCTCGCTCGCCCTGAGCGGCTTCGCGTTCTGGAGCCACGACATCGGCGGCTTCGAGGGCACCCCGGATGCGGGTGTCTTCAAGCGCTGGACGGCGTTCGGGCTGCTCGGCTCGCACTCCCGGTTCCACGGCTCGAGCTCCTACCGCGTGCCGTGGGCCTTCGACGACGAGGCTGTGGAGGTCACTCGCCGCTTCACGCACCTGAAGATGCGGCTGATGCCATACCTGTACCAGCACGGGCTCGACGCCGCGCGCACGGGCGTCCCGCTGATGCGGCCGATGGCGCTCGAGTTCCCCGACGATCCCGCAGCCGGTTACCTGGATCGGCAGTACATGCTCGGATCGAGCCTGCTCGTCGCTCCGGTGTTCTCTGCCGACGGCGAGGTGGAGTTCTACCTGCCCGCCGGGGAGTGGACGTCGCTGTTGACGGGAGAGCGGGTGACCGGTGGCACGTGGAGACGGGAGACGCATGGCTTCGACTCCCTTCCGCTGTACGTGCGCCCCGGGACGGTGCTGCCCTGGGGCGCCCGTGTGGACGGCCCGGAGTACGACTACCATGACGGACTGCAGCTGCGTGTCTTCGCGGGCGGCACGGGAACCACGTCGGTGACCGTGACCGATCCCTCGGGTCGCGCCGAGACCTACACCGTCGACCTGGAGGAGATCACCGAATGA